In one window of Bradyrhizobium sp. AZCC 1721 DNA:
- a CDS encoding GntR family transcriptional regulator: protein MSLEDLPEATVRRVDRPSSQRDKVTRAEELRLQLADEIVRGVLPPGSALDETDIARRFAVSRTPVREALRQLVASGLVEARAHRGAVVAQPSLDRLTEMFEAMAELEALCAGLAAERMPPGDRQKLEAIHEELRVLSHAGNPERFHAVNERFHNAIYAGSQNSYIAEMTLATRVRVQPFRRAQFRNLGRLAKSHAEHDRVVVAIMRGDKVGAAAAMRAHIELVRGEYEIYAVSV from the coding sequence ATGAGTCTGGAAGATCTGCCGGAAGCCACGGTTCGCCGCGTCGATCGCCCTTCGTCGCAGCGGGACAAGGTCACGCGCGCAGAAGAACTGCGGCTGCAGCTCGCCGACGAGATCGTGCGCGGTGTGCTGCCGCCGGGATCGGCGCTCGACGAGACCGATATCGCCCGGCGCTTTGCCGTGTCGCGCACGCCGGTGCGCGAGGCCCTGCGACAACTCGTGGCGAGCGGCCTGGTGGAGGCGCGGGCCCATCGCGGCGCGGTGGTGGCGCAGCCGTCGCTGGACCGCCTGACCGAAATGTTCGAAGCGATGGCGGAGCTGGAAGCGTTGTGCGCGGGGCTCGCGGCCGAACGGATGCCGCCAGGGGACCGTCAGAAGCTGGAGGCGATCCATGAAGAATTGCGGGTGCTGAGCCATGCCGGCAATCCCGAACGCTTTCACGCAGTCAACGAGCGTTTCCACAACGCGATCTATGCCGGTTCGCAGAACAGCTACATTGCCGAGATGACGCTGGCGACGCGGGTGCGCGTGCAGCCATTCCGCCGCGCCCAGTTCCGCAATCTCGGGCGGCTGGCAAAATCGCATGCCGAGCACGACCGCGTCGTGGTCGCGATCATGCGCGGCGACAAGGTGGGCGCTGCGGCCGCGATGCGCGCGCATATCGAACTGGTGCGCGGGGAGTACGAAATTTACGCGGTGTCGGTGTAA
- the hpxZ gene encoding oxalurate catabolism protein HpxZ: MEIDLPDVLAEVTAQFERYEKALVSNDVAVLDELFRDDPRTLRYGIGENLYGYDAIMAFRAARSPVGLMRRTDKTVITTYGRDTAVASTLFYRDGAPGRVGRQMQTWIRFPEGWKIVAAHVSIIDEPESCEQTSSKQMDQKA, encoded by the coding sequence ATGGAGATCGATCTTCCCGACGTGCTCGCCGAAGTCACCGCGCAGTTCGAACGCTACGAAAAGGCGCTGGTGTCGAACGACGTGGCGGTGCTGGACGAATTGTTCCGCGACGATCCCCGCACGCTGCGCTATGGCATCGGCGAAAATCTCTACGGCTACGACGCCATTATGGCGTTCCGCGCCGCGCGCTCGCCGGTCGGGTTGATGCGGCGGACCGACAAGACGGTGATCACGACCTATGGCCGCGATACCGCGGTCGCCTCGACGCTGTTCTATCGCGACGGCGCACCCGGAAGGGTCGGGCGGCAGATGCAAACCTGGATACGGTTTCCCGAAGGTTGGAAGATCGTCGCGGCCCATGTCAGCATCATCGACGAGCCCGAATCTTGCGAGCAAACGTCTTCCAAGCAAATGGATCAAAAGGCATGA
- a CDS encoding AtzE family amidohydrolase, protein MTVNSDGLSAQQIAQAVAGGKLSALDATEAALARIAKYDSVLNSFTDITADRARAKARAVDAAIAAGQKVGPLAGVPFAVKNLFDVKGLATRAGSKINRDLAPSPRDATLIERMEAAGAVLVGALNMGEYAYDFTGENVHDGPSRNPHDPTRMTGGSSGGSGSAVGSALVPIALGSDTNGSIRVPSSFCGVFGLKPTYGRLSRARSFPFVASLDHLGPLARNVDDLALAYDAMQGPDADDAACTTRPVEPVAPLLAKGVDGLRVAVAGGYFQKNVFPEAVEAVARIAKALNATKTVEIPEAARARAAAYVITTTEGASLHLDRLRQRPNDFDPAVRDRLIAGAMVPAPLVDRAQKFRRWYRARVLELFQSVDVIIAPATPCIAPKLGQATFTLDGVELPVRANIGIHTQPISFIGLPVVAVPVPLEPMPIGVQIIAAPWREDIALRVAHALERMGAAAAPAPRGL, encoded by the coding sequence ATGACCGTGAACAGTGATGGGCTATCGGCCCAACAAATCGCGCAGGCCGTCGCAGGCGGCAAGCTGTCCGCACTCGACGCGACCGAAGCCGCACTGGCGCGAATCGCCAAATATGATTCCGTGCTGAACTCGTTTACCGACATCACCGCCGATCGCGCGCGCGCGAAAGCCCGCGCGGTCGATGCCGCCATCGCCGCCGGTCAGAAGGTCGGCCCGCTCGCTGGCGTTCCCTTCGCGGTGAAGAACCTGTTCGACGTGAAGGGTCTCGCCACCCGCGCTGGATCGAAGATCAACCGCGATCTCGCCCCATCACCGCGCGACGCCACGCTGATCGAGCGCATGGAAGCAGCCGGCGCCGTGCTGGTCGGCGCGCTCAACATGGGCGAATACGCCTATGACTTCACCGGCGAGAACGTGCATGACGGCCCGTCGCGCAATCCGCACGATCCGACGCGGATGACCGGCGGCTCCTCCGGCGGCTCTGGCAGTGCGGTCGGCAGCGCTCTTGTTCCGATCGCCCTGGGATCCGATACCAACGGCTCGATCCGCGTGCCCTCGTCGTTCTGCGGCGTCTTCGGCTTGAAGCCGACCTATGGCCGGCTTTCGCGCGCCCGTTCGTTCCCCTTTGTCGCAAGCCTCGATCATCTGGGTCCCTTGGCGCGTAATGTCGACGATCTCGCGCTGGCCTATGACGCCATGCAGGGCCCCGACGCTGACGACGCCGCCTGCACGACACGGCCGGTCGAACCGGTTGCGCCGCTGTTGGCGAAAGGCGTCGACGGCCTGCGGGTCGCGGTGGCCGGCGGGTATTTTCAGAAGAACGTCTTTCCGGAAGCGGTCGAGGCCGTGGCGCGCATCGCCAAGGCGCTGAACGCGACCAAGACGGTCGAAATTCCCGAAGCCGCGCGCGCCCGCGCCGCGGCCTACGTCATCACTACGACCGAGGGCGCGTCGCTGCATCTCGATCGCCTGCGCCAGCGTCCGAACGATTTCGATCCCGCGGTGCGCGACCGCCTGATTGCGGGCGCGATGGTCCCGGCTCCGCTGGTCGACCGCGCGCAGAAATTCCGCCGCTGGTATCGGGCAAGGGTGTTGGAGCTGTTCCAATCGGTGGACGTAATCATCGCACCGGCGACGCCCTGCATCGCGCCCAAGCTCGGCCAGGCAACCTTTACGCTCGATGGCGTCGAATTGCCGGTGCGCGCCAATATCGGCATCCACACCCAGCCGATTTCGTTCATCGGTCTTCCGGTGGTGGCGGTACCGGTGCCGCTCGAGCCGATGCCGATCGGCGTGCAGATCATCGCCGCGCCGTGGCGGGAAGATATCGCCTTGCGGGTTGCGCATGCGCTGGAGCGGATGGGCGCCGCCGCGGCACCCGCGCCGAGAGGATTGTGA
- a CDS encoding DUF4089 domain-containing protein has translation MAADPLDNYIDAVAKALALPVEEAWRPAVRANLEVSLRLARLVDEFPLPDEIEPASVYTA, from the coding sequence ATGGCCGCCGATCCCCTGGATAATTACATCGACGCCGTCGCCAAGGCGCTGGCGCTGCCGGTTGAAGAAGCCTGGCGGCCGGCGGTGCGGGCGAACCTCGAAGTGTCGCTGAGGCTGGCGCGGCTGGTCGACGAATTCCCGCTGCCGGACGAGATCGAGCCGGCCAGCGTCTACACAGCGTGA